One genomic region from Bubalus bubalis isolate 160015118507 breed Murrah chromosome 24, NDDB_SH_1, whole genome shotgun sequence encodes:
- the LOC102389178 gene encoding MAGE-like protein 2, translated as MEVSVNHVAKIEKRSCLGRCKHFFWLGITFDTVGAAMLFTGVFTRVLYYDMFLYLGASIVFLSLLWWAFWYSGNIELSSEEAFNSPYRLPSAYTLEVLSQTISNRFTFTIGSVSNTFMRMQRRRRQRQRFLEGQTSLDMTVTGQVESQLDQDKDRAEGAAEKGEAQDFGSKDLPKPEAVKILKEAGSQVPDAGDLGREASLPKFVKGPSTNLVQPFTPSPLEQAPTPVILASKSLPVVSLASMSQTAPILTSKSQPVVDLASTSQPLAVTLVSVSQLAAPLASTSQPPRLLTSKSQSVVSSTSQAPAVTLASARQPAVPLTSTTQPQVVFASKSLPVVSLSFASQPLTILTSQSHPLMPRTSQSQLPVPVASEGHPLVPVVSESHPLVPVTSESHPPVPVTSQVQLPVSVASEGQPLVPVAAKGQALVPRTSQSHPLVPRTSQSHPLEPRISQSYPLVLRTSQSQLPVPVASEGHPLVPRASQSHALVPVASQSQLPVPVASEGHPLVPVTSQGQPLVPRASQSQLPVPVASEGHSLVPVASQQQLQNLLEVCQTGPPPLQASQAQSLATISLLQVLPTESLQTQPVDLQVVQAILDLQATYHTQQVSQSSSLVQEIRPSQPPSAQEFHTEPVDLETPPPVDQELSQNHPDAAALPPQSPAPAAQAQQSVPSGRTPTLDREKKSHSI; from the coding sequence ATGGAGGTTTCGGTTAACCACGTCGCCAAGATCGAGAAGCGGTCGTGCCTGGGCCGCTGCAAGCATTTCTTTTGGCTGGGCATCACCTTCGACACGGTGGGCGCGGCCATGCTGTTCACCGGGGTCTTCACCCGTGTACTCTACTATGACATGTTCCTCTACCTGGGTGCCAGCATCGTCTTCCTCAGCCTCCTCTGGTGGGCTTTCTGGTACAGCGGTAACATCGAACTGTCTTCTGAAGAGGCCTTCAACAGCCCCTACCGCCTGCCCTCCGCCTACACGCTGGAAGTCCTGAGCCAGACCATCAGCAACCGCTTCACTTTCACCATAGGCAGCGTTTCCAACACCTTTATGCGGATGCAGCGGCGGCGGCGACAACGCCAGAGGTTCCTGGAAGGGCAGACATCTCTGGATATGACCGTCACGGGCCAGGTCGAAAGCCAGCTAGACCAAGACAAAGACCGGGCAGAAGGGGCCGCGGAGAAGGGCGAGGCTCAGGACTTTGGCAGCAAGGATCTCCCAAAACCCGAAGCtgtcaaaattttaaaggaagctGGCTCCCAGGTGCCCGATGCTGGTGACCTGGGCCGTGAGGCTAGTCTCCCAAAGTTCGTTAAGGGACCATCGACCAATCTGGTGCAGCCATTCACGCCATCTCCTCTGGAGCAGGCTCCAACTCCAGTCATCCTGGCTTCTAAGAGCCTGCCCGTAGTCTCCTTGGCCTCTATGAGCCAAACTGCCCCTATTCTGACTTCGAAGAGCCAGCCTGTAGTAGACTTGGCCTCTACGAGCCAGCCCCTTGCAGTGACTCTTGTCTCTGTGAGCCAGCTTGCAGCCCCTTTGGCCTCTACTAGCCAGCCTCCACGTCTCCTGACTTCTAAAAGCCAGTCTGTAGTTTCCTCTACAAGCCAGGCCCCTGCAGTCACTCTTGCTTCTGCAAGACAGCCTGCTGTCCCCCTGACTTCTACTACTCAGCCTCAGGTGGTCTTTGCCTCTAAGAGCCTGCCTGTTGTCTCCTTGTCCTTTGCAAGTCAGCCTCTGACCATCCTTACCTCTCAGAGCCACCCCCTGATGCCTAGGACCTCTCAGAGCCAGCTCCCGGTGCCTGTGGCCTCTGAGGGCCACCCTCTGGTGCCTGTGGTCTCTGAGAGCCACCCCCTGGTGCCTGTGACCTCTGAGAGCCACCCCCCGGTGCCTGTGACCTCTCAAGTCCAGCTCCCAGTGTCTGTGGCCTCTGAGGGCCAACCCCTGGTACCTGTGGCCGCTAAGGGTCAGGCCCTGGTGCCTAGAACCTCTCAGAGCCACCCCCTGGTGCCTAGGACCTCTCAGAGCCACCCCCTGGAGCCTAGGATCTCTCAGAGCTACCCCCTGGTGCTTAGGACCTCTCAGAGCCAGCTTCCGGTGCCTGTGGCCTCTGAGGGCCACCCCCTGGTGCCTAGAGCCTCTCAGAGCCACGCTCTGGTGCCTGTGGCCTCTCAAAGCCAGCTCCCAGTGCCTGTGGCCTCTGAGGGCCACCCCCTGGTACCTGTGACCTCTCAGGGCCAGCCCCTGGTGCCCAGGGCCTCTCAGAGCCAGCTCCCAGTGCCTGTGGCCTCTGAGGGCCACTCCCTGGTGCCTGTGGCCTCTCAGCAGCAGCTTCAGAATCTTTTGGAGGTCTGTCAAACTGGACCACCACCTCTTCAGGCCTCCCAGGCCCAGAGTCTGGCCACCATCTCTCTGCTCCAGGTTCTGCCCACCGAGTCTTTGCAGACCCAGCCTGTGGACCTTCAGGTGGTCCAGGCTATTCTAGACCTTCAGGCCACGTATCACACCCAGCAGGTCTCCCAGAGCAGCTCTTTAGTCCAGGAAATTAGACCAAGCCAGCCTCCATCTGCCCAGGAGTTTCACACAGAGCCAGTTGATCTTGAGACCCCGCCACCAGTGGACCAGGAGCTAAGTCAGAACCATCCTGATGCTGCAGCCCTGCCTCCTCAGTCTCCAGCTCCAGCTGCTCAAGCCCAGCAGTCAGTGCCCTCTGGGAGGACCCCCACCCTGGACCGAGAGAAGAAGAGTCACTCCATCTAG